From Cyclopterus lumpus isolate fCycLum1 chromosome 4, fCycLum1.pri, whole genome shotgun sequence, a single genomic window includes:
- the ccdc181 gene encoding coiled-coil domain-containing protein 181 isoform X4 — protein MSEVVCTKPQEEYEDDFEKDLDWLICEESRSEDQGPDFDDIEAEIDKELEEDAEQKGKKRKPKRHKEAKRGKKTEELEEDEERWPSPMEPFEYDSDRDSPNKSSSIAPPPPMDEQTEEEKKFILEKIQQANQDLHHQEAPDMTRHRRLHFKETLVDLVVPPRQDGHYGDGEGEKGNKDSEAETEVSGKLSELKLSPREERVGSNRAVETGEGGGKEGRVLVEKDGKFDLVSLKEVESQGLLPPIVNNSSPRHQQQTVSSSKTHRSSSSPRPRVGSSPFQQGAHHLRGPKPPAQPRNRPSSASHSQRGGHLVSKRRVQSATGTPSQATYTLSPQQKELLQRIQERKEKVAKEEEQRKLEEEEQKRQENELAFKAWLLRKREQFQEEKRIQRAQEMEKMSSKKEFSDCEDSFRLWLQRKQEQQQKERQLVELKRLEEDAGYLLHSREECERAFKLWLKRKRAEKRAEQQAARERSRRLVLEERRARRSRDLLCCVHEAKPFRFTEQLAYRF, from the exons ATGAGTGAGGTGGTTTGCACAAAGCCTCAGGAGGAATATGAGGACGACTTTGAGAAGGATCTGGACTGGCTGATCTGTGAGGAAAGTCGTAGTGAAGACCAA GGTCCTGACTTTGACGACATAGAAGCAGAAATTGACAAAGAACTGGAGGAGGATGCCGagcagaaaggaaagaaaagaaaacccaaaCGCCACAAGGAGGCGAAGAGAGGCAAGAAAACAGAGGAGctggaagaagatgaagagaggtGGCCCTCACCTATGGAGCCATTTGAGTATGACTCGGACAGAGACAGCCCTAATAAGTCATCATCTatagcccccccacccccaatgGATGAACagactgaggaggagaagaagttcATTCTGGAGAAGATACAGCAGGCTAATCAAGACTTGCACCACCAAGAAGCTCCAGATATGACAAGGCACAGGCGGCTGCATTTTAAAGAGACGCTGGTGGATCTGGTGGTGCCTCCGCGGCAAGATGGACACTATGGTGATGGTGAAGGGGAAAAGGGAAACAAGGATTCAGAGGCAGAGACTGAGGTGTCAGGGAAGCTGTCCGAGCTTAAACTTTCCCCTCGGGAGGAACGCGTGGGATCTAACAGGGCTGTGGAGACcggtgagggaggaggaaaggagggtaGAGTCCTTGTCGAAAAGGATGGTAAGTTTGATCTGGTCAGTCTGAAAGAGGTGGAAAGTCAAGGACTCCTCCCTCCTATAGTGAACAACTCCTCCCCACGTCACCAGCAGCAGACTGTGAGCTCCAGTAAGACCCacaggtcctcctcctctcctcgtcctcgtgtCGGATCCTCCCCCTTCCAGCAAGGTGCACATCACCTCCGTGGCCCCAAACCTCCCGCTCAGCCCAGGAACAGGCCCAGCTCAGCCAGCCACAGCCAGAGAGGCGGCCATCTGGTCAGCAAGCGGCGGGTGCAGTCGGCCACCGGGACACCCTCCCAGGCCACCTACACCCTTTCCCCGCAGCagaaggagctgctgcagaggatccaggagaggaaggagaaagtggCCAAAGAG gaggagcagaggaaactggaggaagaggagcagaagaggcaGGAGAACGAGCTGGCGTTCAAGGCGTGGCTGCTGAGGAAGAGAGAGCAGTTTCAAGAGGAGAAAAGGATCCAAAGAGcccaggagatggagaagatgagTTCTAAG AAAGAGTTCAGTGACTGTGAAGATTCCTTCCGGCTGTGGCTTCAGAggaagcaggagcagcagcagaaggagagacagctggtggagctcaagaggctggaggaggacgcTGGTTACCTCCTGCACAGCCGTGAGGAGTGTGAACGGGCCTTCAAACT GTGGCTGAAGCGGAAGCGGGCGGAGAAGCGGGCGGAGCAGCAGGCTGCTCGAGAGCGCTCCCGCAGGTTGGTGCTGGAGGAACGGCGCGCGCGACGCAGTAGGGACCTGCTTTGTTGCGTCCATGAAGCCAAGCCCTTCAGATTCACCGAACAGCTGGCCTACCGCTTCTGA
- the ccdc181 gene encoding coiled-coil domain-containing protein 181 isoform X1: MSEVVCTKPQEEYEDDFEKDLDWLICEESRSEDQNVFLSALQGPDFDDIEAEIDKELEEDAEQKGKKRKPKRHKEAKRGKKTEELEEDEERWPSPMEPFEYDSDRDSPNKSSSIAPPPPMDEQTEEEKKFILEKIQQANQDLHHQEAPDMTRHRRLHFKETLVDLVVPPRQDGHYGDGEGEKGNKDSEAETEVSGKLSELKLSPREERVGSNRAVETGEGGGKEGRVLVEKDGKFDLVSLKEVESQGLLPPIVNNSSPRHQQQTVSSSKTHRSSSSPRPRVGSSPFQQGAHHLRGPKPPAQPRNRPSSASHSQRGGHLVSKRRVQSATGTPSQATYTLSPQQKELLQRIQERKEKVAKEEEQRKLEEEEQKRQENELAFKAWLLRKREQFQEEKRIQRAQEMEKMSSKQKEFSDCEDSFRLWLQRKQEQQQKERQLVELKRLEEDAGYLLHSREECERAFKLWLKRKRAEKRAEQQAARERSRRLVLEERRARRSRDLLCCVHEAKPFRFTEQLAYRF; encoded by the exons ATGAGTGAGGTGGTTTGCACAAAGCCTCAGGAGGAATATGAGGACGACTTTGAGAAGGATCTGGACTGGCTGATCTGTGAGGAAAGTCGTAGTGAAGACCAA AATGTCTTCCTTTCCGCCCTACAGGGTCCTGACTTTGACGACATAGAAGCAGAAATTGACAAAGAACTGGAGGAGGATGCCGagcagaaaggaaagaaaagaaaacccaaaCGCCACAAGGAGGCGAAGAGAGGCAAGAAAACAGAGGAGctggaagaagatgaagagaggtGGCCCTCACCTATGGAGCCATTTGAGTATGACTCGGACAGAGACAGCCCTAATAAGTCATCATCTatagcccccccacccccaatgGATGAACagactgaggaggagaagaagttcATTCTGGAGAAGATACAGCAGGCTAATCAAGACTTGCACCACCAAGAAGCTCCAGATATGACAAGGCACAGGCGGCTGCATTTTAAAGAGACGCTGGTGGATCTGGTGGTGCCTCCGCGGCAAGATGGACACTATGGTGATGGTGAAGGGGAAAAGGGAAACAAGGATTCAGAGGCAGAGACTGAGGTGTCAGGGAAGCTGTCCGAGCTTAAACTTTCCCCTCGGGAGGAACGCGTGGGATCTAACAGGGCTGTGGAGACcggtgagggaggaggaaaggagggtaGAGTCCTTGTCGAAAAGGATGGTAAGTTTGATCTGGTCAGTCTGAAAGAGGTGGAAAGTCAAGGACTCCTCCCTCCTATAGTGAACAACTCCTCCCCACGTCACCAGCAGCAGACTGTGAGCTCCAGTAAGACCCacaggtcctcctcctctcctcgtcctcgtgtCGGATCCTCCCCCTTCCAGCAAGGTGCACATCACCTCCGTGGCCCCAAACCTCCCGCTCAGCCCAGGAACAGGCCCAGCTCAGCCAGCCACAGCCAGAGAGGCGGCCATCTGGTCAGCAAGCGGCGGGTGCAGTCGGCCACCGGGACACCCTCCCAGGCCACCTACACCCTTTCCCCGCAGCagaaggagctgctgcagaggatccaggagaggaaggagaaagtggCCAAAGAG gaggagcagaggaaactggaggaagaggagcagaagaggcaGGAGAACGAGCTGGCGTTCAAGGCGTGGCTGCTGAGGAAGAGAGAGCAGTTTCAAGAGGAGAAAAGGATCCAAAGAGcccaggagatggagaagatgagTTCTAAG CAGAAAGAGTTCAGTGACTGTGAAGATTCCTTCCGGCTGTGGCTTCAGAggaagcaggagcagcagcagaaggagagacagctggtggagctcaagaggctggaggaggacgcTGGTTACCTCCTGCACAGCCGTGAGGAGTGTGAACGGGCCTTCAAACT GTGGCTGAAGCGGAAGCGGGCGGAGAAGCGGGCGGAGCAGCAGGCTGCTCGAGAGCGCTCCCGCAGGTTGGTGCTGGAGGAACGGCGCGCGCGACGCAGTAGGGACCTGCTTTGTTGCGTCCATGAAGCCAAGCCCTTCAGATTCACCGAACAGCTGGCCTACCGCTTCTGA
- the ccdc181 gene encoding coiled-coil domain-containing protein 181 isoform X3, with amino-acid sequence MSEVVCTKPQEEYEDDFEKDLDWLICEESRSEDQGPDFDDIEAEIDKELEEDAEQKGKKRKPKRHKEAKRGKKTEELEEDEERWPSPMEPFEYDSDRDSPNKSSSIAPPPPMDEQTEEEKKFILEKIQQANQDLHHQEAPDMTRHRRLHFKETLVDLVVPPRQDGHYGDGEGEKGNKDSEAETEVSGKLSELKLSPREERVGSNRAVETGEGGGKEGRVLVEKDGKFDLVSLKEVESQGLLPPIVNNSSPRHQQQTVSSSKTHRSSSSPRPRVGSSPFQQGAHHLRGPKPPAQPRNRPSSASHSQRGGHLVSKRRVQSATGTPSQATYTLSPQQKELLQRIQERKEKVAKEEEQRKLEEEEQKRQENELAFKAWLLRKREQFQEEKRIQRAQEMEKMSSKQKEFSDCEDSFRLWLQRKQEQQQKERQLVELKRLEEDAGYLLHSREECERAFKLWLKRKRAEKRAEQQAARERSRRLVLEERRARRSRDLLCCVHEAKPFRFTEQLAYRF; translated from the exons ATGAGTGAGGTGGTTTGCACAAAGCCTCAGGAGGAATATGAGGACGACTTTGAGAAGGATCTGGACTGGCTGATCTGTGAGGAAAGTCGTAGTGAAGACCAA GGTCCTGACTTTGACGACATAGAAGCAGAAATTGACAAAGAACTGGAGGAGGATGCCGagcagaaaggaaagaaaagaaaacccaaaCGCCACAAGGAGGCGAAGAGAGGCAAGAAAACAGAGGAGctggaagaagatgaagagaggtGGCCCTCACCTATGGAGCCATTTGAGTATGACTCGGACAGAGACAGCCCTAATAAGTCATCATCTatagcccccccacccccaatgGATGAACagactgaggaggagaagaagttcATTCTGGAGAAGATACAGCAGGCTAATCAAGACTTGCACCACCAAGAAGCTCCAGATATGACAAGGCACAGGCGGCTGCATTTTAAAGAGACGCTGGTGGATCTGGTGGTGCCTCCGCGGCAAGATGGACACTATGGTGATGGTGAAGGGGAAAAGGGAAACAAGGATTCAGAGGCAGAGACTGAGGTGTCAGGGAAGCTGTCCGAGCTTAAACTTTCCCCTCGGGAGGAACGCGTGGGATCTAACAGGGCTGTGGAGACcggtgagggaggaggaaaggagggtaGAGTCCTTGTCGAAAAGGATGGTAAGTTTGATCTGGTCAGTCTGAAAGAGGTGGAAAGTCAAGGACTCCTCCCTCCTATAGTGAACAACTCCTCCCCACGTCACCAGCAGCAGACTGTGAGCTCCAGTAAGACCCacaggtcctcctcctctcctcgtcctcgtgtCGGATCCTCCCCCTTCCAGCAAGGTGCACATCACCTCCGTGGCCCCAAACCTCCCGCTCAGCCCAGGAACAGGCCCAGCTCAGCCAGCCACAGCCAGAGAGGCGGCCATCTGGTCAGCAAGCGGCGGGTGCAGTCGGCCACCGGGACACCCTCCCAGGCCACCTACACCCTTTCCCCGCAGCagaaggagctgctgcagaggatccaggagaggaaggagaaagtggCCAAAGAG gaggagcagaggaaactggaggaagaggagcagaagaggcaGGAGAACGAGCTGGCGTTCAAGGCGTGGCTGCTGAGGAAGAGAGAGCAGTTTCAAGAGGAGAAAAGGATCCAAAGAGcccaggagatggagaagatgagTTCTAAG CAGAAAGAGTTCAGTGACTGTGAAGATTCCTTCCGGCTGTGGCTTCAGAggaagcaggagcagcagcagaaggagagacagctggtggagctcaagaggctggaggaggacgcTGGTTACCTCCTGCACAGCCGTGAGGAGTGTGAACGGGCCTTCAAACT GTGGCTGAAGCGGAAGCGGGCGGAGAAGCGGGCGGAGCAGCAGGCTGCTCGAGAGCGCTCCCGCAGGTTGGTGCTGGAGGAACGGCGCGCGCGACGCAGTAGGGACCTGCTTTGTTGCGTCCATGAAGCCAAGCCCTTCAGATTCACCGAACAGCTGGCCTACCGCTTCTGA
- the ccdc181 gene encoding coiled-coil domain-containing protein 181 isoform X5 produces MSEVVCTKPQEEYEDDFEKDLDWLICEESRSEDQNVFLSALQGPDFDDIEAEIDKELEEDAEQKGKKRKPKRHKEAKRGKKTEELEEDEERWPSPMEPFEYDSDRDSPNKSSSIAPPPPMDEQTEEEKKFILEKIQQANQDLHHQEAPDMTRHRRLHFKETLVDLVVPPRQDGHYGDGEGEKGNKDSEAETEVSGKLSELKLSPREERVGSNRAVETGEGGGKEGRVLVEKDGKFDLVSLKEVESQGLLPPIVNNSSPRHQQQTVSSSKTHRSSSSPRPRVGSSPFQQGAHHLRGPKPPAQPRNRPSSASHSQRGGHLVSKRRVQSATGTPSQATYTLSPQQKELLQRIQERKEKVAKEEEQRKLEEEEQKRQENELAFKAWLLRKREQFQEEKRIQRAQEMEKMSSKRKQEQQQKERQLVELKRLEEDAGYLLHSREECERAFKLWLKRKRAEKRAEQQAARERSRRLVLEERRARRSRDLLCCVHEAKPFRFTEQLAYRF; encoded by the exons ATGAGTGAGGTGGTTTGCACAAAGCCTCAGGAGGAATATGAGGACGACTTTGAGAAGGATCTGGACTGGCTGATCTGTGAGGAAAGTCGTAGTGAAGACCAA AATGTCTTCCTTTCCGCCCTACAGGGTCCTGACTTTGACGACATAGAAGCAGAAATTGACAAAGAACTGGAGGAGGATGCCGagcagaaaggaaagaaaagaaaacccaaaCGCCACAAGGAGGCGAAGAGAGGCAAGAAAACAGAGGAGctggaagaagatgaagagaggtGGCCCTCACCTATGGAGCCATTTGAGTATGACTCGGACAGAGACAGCCCTAATAAGTCATCATCTatagcccccccacccccaatgGATGAACagactgaggaggagaagaagttcATTCTGGAGAAGATACAGCAGGCTAATCAAGACTTGCACCACCAAGAAGCTCCAGATATGACAAGGCACAGGCGGCTGCATTTTAAAGAGACGCTGGTGGATCTGGTGGTGCCTCCGCGGCAAGATGGACACTATGGTGATGGTGAAGGGGAAAAGGGAAACAAGGATTCAGAGGCAGAGACTGAGGTGTCAGGGAAGCTGTCCGAGCTTAAACTTTCCCCTCGGGAGGAACGCGTGGGATCTAACAGGGCTGTGGAGACcggtgagggaggaggaaaggagggtaGAGTCCTTGTCGAAAAGGATGGTAAGTTTGATCTGGTCAGTCTGAAAGAGGTGGAAAGTCAAGGACTCCTCCCTCCTATAGTGAACAACTCCTCCCCACGTCACCAGCAGCAGACTGTGAGCTCCAGTAAGACCCacaggtcctcctcctctcctcgtcctcgtgtCGGATCCTCCCCCTTCCAGCAAGGTGCACATCACCTCCGTGGCCCCAAACCTCCCGCTCAGCCCAGGAACAGGCCCAGCTCAGCCAGCCACAGCCAGAGAGGCGGCCATCTGGTCAGCAAGCGGCGGGTGCAGTCGGCCACCGGGACACCCTCCCAGGCCACCTACACCCTTTCCCCGCAGCagaaggagctgctgcagaggatccaggagaggaaggagaaagtggCCAAAGAG gaggagcagaggaaactggaggaagaggagcagaagaggcaGGAGAACGAGCTGGCGTTCAAGGCGTGGCTGCTGAGGAAGAGAGAGCAGTTTCAAGAGGAGAAAAGGATCCAAAGAGcccaggagatggagaagatgagTTCTAAG AggaagcaggagcagcagcagaaggagagacagctggtggagctcaagaggctggaggaggacgcTGGTTACCTCCTGCACAGCCGTGAGGAGTGTGAACGGGCCTTCAAACT GTGGCTGAAGCGGAAGCGGGCGGAGAAGCGGGCGGAGCAGCAGGCTGCTCGAGAGCGCTCCCGCAGGTTGGTGCTGGAGGAACGGCGCGCGCGACGCAGTAGGGACCTGCTTTGTTGCGTCCATGAAGCCAAGCCCTTCAGATTCACCGAACAGCTGGCCTACCGCTTCTGA
- the ccdc181 gene encoding coiled-coil domain-containing protein 181 isoform X6 has product MSEVVCTKPQEEYEDDFEKDLDWLICEESRSEDQGPDFDDIEAEIDKELEEDAEQKGKKRKPKRHKEAKRGKKTEELEEDEERWPSPMEPFEYDSDRDSPNKSSSIAPPPPMDEQTEEEKKFILEKIQQANQDLHHQEAPDMTRHRRLHFKETLVDLVVPPRQDGHYGDGEGEKGNKDSEAETEVSGKLSELKLSPREERVGSNRAVETGEGGGKEGRVLVEKDGKFDLVSLKEVESQGLLPPIVNNSSPRHQQQTVSSSKTHRSSSSPRPRVGSSPFQQGAHHLRGPKPPAQPRNRPSSASHSQRGGHLVSKRRVQSATGTPSQATYTLSPQQKELLQRIQERKEKVAKEEEQRKLEEEEQKRQENELAFKAWLLRKREQFQEEKRIQRAQEMEKMSSKRKQEQQQKERQLVELKRLEEDAGYLLHSREECERAFKLWLKRKRAEKRAEQQAARERSRRLVLEERRARRSRDLLCCVHEAKPFRFTEQLAYRF; this is encoded by the exons ATGAGTGAGGTGGTTTGCACAAAGCCTCAGGAGGAATATGAGGACGACTTTGAGAAGGATCTGGACTGGCTGATCTGTGAGGAAAGTCGTAGTGAAGACCAA GGTCCTGACTTTGACGACATAGAAGCAGAAATTGACAAAGAACTGGAGGAGGATGCCGagcagaaaggaaagaaaagaaaacccaaaCGCCACAAGGAGGCGAAGAGAGGCAAGAAAACAGAGGAGctggaagaagatgaagagaggtGGCCCTCACCTATGGAGCCATTTGAGTATGACTCGGACAGAGACAGCCCTAATAAGTCATCATCTatagcccccccacccccaatgGATGAACagactgaggaggagaagaagttcATTCTGGAGAAGATACAGCAGGCTAATCAAGACTTGCACCACCAAGAAGCTCCAGATATGACAAGGCACAGGCGGCTGCATTTTAAAGAGACGCTGGTGGATCTGGTGGTGCCTCCGCGGCAAGATGGACACTATGGTGATGGTGAAGGGGAAAAGGGAAACAAGGATTCAGAGGCAGAGACTGAGGTGTCAGGGAAGCTGTCCGAGCTTAAACTTTCCCCTCGGGAGGAACGCGTGGGATCTAACAGGGCTGTGGAGACcggtgagggaggaggaaaggagggtaGAGTCCTTGTCGAAAAGGATGGTAAGTTTGATCTGGTCAGTCTGAAAGAGGTGGAAAGTCAAGGACTCCTCCCTCCTATAGTGAACAACTCCTCCCCACGTCACCAGCAGCAGACTGTGAGCTCCAGTAAGACCCacaggtcctcctcctctcctcgtcctcgtgtCGGATCCTCCCCCTTCCAGCAAGGTGCACATCACCTCCGTGGCCCCAAACCTCCCGCTCAGCCCAGGAACAGGCCCAGCTCAGCCAGCCACAGCCAGAGAGGCGGCCATCTGGTCAGCAAGCGGCGGGTGCAGTCGGCCACCGGGACACCCTCCCAGGCCACCTACACCCTTTCCCCGCAGCagaaggagctgctgcagaggatccaggagaggaaggagaaagtggCCAAAGAG gaggagcagaggaaactggaggaagaggagcagaagaggcaGGAGAACGAGCTGGCGTTCAAGGCGTGGCTGCTGAGGAAGAGAGAGCAGTTTCAAGAGGAGAAAAGGATCCAAAGAGcccaggagatggagaagatgagTTCTAAG AggaagcaggagcagcagcagaaggagagacagctggtggagctcaagaggctggaggaggacgcTGGTTACCTCCTGCACAGCCGTGAGGAGTGTGAACGGGCCTTCAAACT GTGGCTGAAGCGGAAGCGGGCGGAGAAGCGGGCGGAGCAGCAGGCTGCTCGAGAGCGCTCCCGCAGGTTGGTGCTGGAGGAACGGCGCGCGCGACGCAGTAGGGACCTGCTTTGTTGCGTCCATGAAGCCAAGCCCTTCAGATTCACCGAACAGCTGGCCTACCGCTTCTGA
- the ccdc181 gene encoding coiled-coil domain-containing protein 181 isoform X2, with protein MSEVVCTKPQEEYEDDFEKDLDWLICEESRSEDQNVFLSALQGPDFDDIEAEIDKELEEDAEQKGKKRKPKRHKEAKRGKKTEELEEDEERWPSPMEPFEYDSDRDSPNKSSSIAPPPPMDEQTEEEKKFILEKIQQANQDLHHQEAPDMTRHRRLHFKETLVDLVVPPRQDGHYGDGEGEKGNKDSEAETEVSGKLSELKLSPREERVGSNRAVETGEGGGKEGRVLVEKDGKFDLVSLKEVESQGLLPPIVNNSSPRHQQQTVSSSKTHRSSSSPRPRVGSSPFQQGAHHLRGPKPPAQPRNRPSSASHSQRGGHLVSKRRVQSATGTPSQATYTLSPQQKELLQRIQERKEKVAKEEEQRKLEEEEQKRQENELAFKAWLLRKREQFQEEKRIQRAQEMEKMSSKKEFSDCEDSFRLWLQRKQEQQQKERQLVELKRLEEDAGYLLHSREECERAFKLWLKRKRAEKRAEQQAARERSRRLVLEERRARRSRDLLCCVHEAKPFRFTEQLAYRF; from the exons ATGAGTGAGGTGGTTTGCACAAAGCCTCAGGAGGAATATGAGGACGACTTTGAGAAGGATCTGGACTGGCTGATCTGTGAGGAAAGTCGTAGTGAAGACCAA AATGTCTTCCTTTCCGCCCTACAGGGTCCTGACTTTGACGACATAGAAGCAGAAATTGACAAAGAACTGGAGGAGGATGCCGagcagaaaggaaagaaaagaaaacccaaaCGCCACAAGGAGGCGAAGAGAGGCAAGAAAACAGAGGAGctggaagaagatgaagagaggtGGCCCTCACCTATGGAGCCATTTGAGTATGACTCGGACAGAGACAGCCCTAATAAGTCATCATCTatagcccccccacccccaatgGATGAACagactgaggaggagaagaagttcATTCTGGAGAAGATACAGCAGGCTAATCAAGACTTGCACCACCAAGAAGCTCCAGATATGACAAGGCACAGGCGGCTGCATTTTAAAGAGACGCTGGTGGATCTGGTGGTGCCTCCGCGGCAAGATGGACACTATGGTGATGGTGAAGGGGAAAAGGGAAACAAGGATTCAGAGGCAGAGACTGAGGTGTCAGGGAAGCTGTCCGAGCTTAAACTTTCCCCTCGGGAGGAACGCGTGGGATCTAACAGGGCTGTGGAGACcggtgagggaggaggaaaggagggtaGAGTCCTTGTCGAAAAGGATGGTAAGTTTGATCTGGTCAGTCTGAAAGAGGTGGAAAGTCAAGGACTCCTCCCTCCTATAGTGAACAACTCCTCCCCACGTCACCAGCAGCAGACTGTGAGCTCCAGTAAGACCCacaggtcctcctcctctcctcgtcctcgtgtCGGATCCTCCCCCTTCCAGCAAGGTGCACATCACCTCCGTGGCCCCAAACCTCCCGCTCAGCCCAGGAACAGGCCCAGCTCAGCCAGCCACAGCCAGAGAGGCGGCCATCTGGTCAGCAAGCGGCGGGTGCAGTCGGCCACCGGGACACCCTCCCAGGCCACCTACACCCTTTCCCCGCAGCagaaggagctgctgcagaggatccaggagaggaaggagaaagtggCCAAAGAG gaggagcagaggaaactggaggaagaggagcagaagaggcaGGAGAACGAGCTGGCGTTCAAGGCGTGGCTGCTGAGGAAGAGAGAGCAGTTTCAAGAGGAGAAAAGGATCCAAAGAGcccaggagatggagaagatgagTTCTAAG AAAGAGTTCAGTGACTGTGAAGATTCCTTCCGGCTGTGGCTTCAGAggaagcaggagcagcagcagaaggagagacagctggtggagctcaagaggctggaggaggacgcTGGTTACCTCCTGCACAGCCGTGAGGAGTGTGAACGGGCCTTCAAACT GTGGCTGAAGCGGAAGCGGGCGGAGAAGCGGGCGGAGCAGCAGGCTGCTCGAGAGCGCTCCCGCAGGTTGGTGCTGGAGGAACGGCGCGCGCGACGCAGTAGGGACCTGCTTTGTTGCGTCCATGAAGCCAAGCCCTTCAGATTCACCGAACAGCTGGCCTACCGCTTCTGA